A region of the Denticeps clupeoides chromosome 12, fDenClu1.1, whole genome shotgun sequence genome:
GCTTCTGGATACGTACATGTATGCATGATGGGCGTGGCTGTCAGGTGATGTGAGGTCTCGTCCAGACACAAGACACTCTGGATCTGTCGGCAGAGCGGAATGCACATCAGCACGTCCGTGAGTTGAATTTCATTTCTCGCTGCTTTTCCTGCGTCTGCCCGATGAGATAtgaggaaagtgaaagtgtgcaGAGTTTACTATGCTGGTGCAGAGCTGGTGAACAGCAGAGATGAAGGGATTGTGGTGTTCTTTCCATGTTCTGTGGGTTGGTCAGGCTGAATTCAGCTGAGGGTATTAATAACAAAAGATGGGGATATGAGATATCACCTTTCGGACCAGTAGGACCAGTTCACATCGCTCAAGCCCACCACACCCAGATATTGAGACTAGCtggtttttcatgttttttttgtgcaagcaCCCATTAGATTTGGATGAGACATGTGGTTAAATTGTGATTTAATGGTAAATATGTTAAATTATGACAGATTCAGACGGGGAGATAAACAGGTGGATTCGGGTAGACTGAGGAATACGAATCCCCTCCTGTGGCTGTTCATCAGTTCTTTCCCCTTCTTCCAGTTGTCTGAAAATTGACTGTTTGAATCGGTGATGGCCAGAAACCTCCTCCGGAACCCCAGTGGGGACGGTAAGGGGAGCACCGAATGAAAGAACCCGCTGCGCGAAACATGCCGAGTTCTGCTGACGCTCTCTTGGTTCTCAGAGGGCCTGGAATCATGGGAGCTGACTGAGAACGGCGGCCGTGAGTGGTGTGTGGAGGACATGGCACCGGACAGTCCTCTTTACGGCGGCGACTCCCCCACCAGCCACTACTTCGCCACCTCCTTCCTGTAAGTTCTGTccagtattacatttacatttacatttgaggcgtttaccagacgcccttatccagagcgacttacagtcagtagttacagggacagtccccccctggagacactcagggttaagtgtcctgctcagggacacaatggtagtaagtggggtttgaacctgggacttctggttcacaggcgagtgtgttacatatttacatttacatttaagggatttggcagacgcccttatccagagtgacgtcTTACAACGTCTTAgtagtgataaagtgaagtgattgtcacttgtgatacacagcagcacagcacacggtgcacactgtgaaatgtgtcctctgcatttaaccatcaccctgagtgagcagtgggcagccatgacaggcgcccggggagcagtgtgtggggacggtgctttgctcagtggcacctcagtggcaccttggcggatcgggattcgaaccagcaaccttctgattacggggccacttccttaaccgctaggccaccactgccccaatcagaTTGTGTTGATGGTGGAAGTTGAGACGTCTCAATGTACTCCTCTCATCTCCAGGCTGTGTCTGAAGAAACAGGTGGTTGACCTGGTGGCAGAGGGCTTCTCTCCAGACCAGCTGGACGCCCAGCCAGCCGTCACCGTGGAGGACTGGTGAGTTTCACTCTGGCTCCGCCCCGCATGGGtgtggctctgtgctctgaGCGGTTCATGATGGAGTCTATGTAGGTTCTCCGGGCGCCCTGACTGTGGGAGTGTCTACCAGCTGAATGTGTATCTGCTGAATGAAAATCGTGAGATGATGGACAACTTCAGTCAAGATGGCCTGCTTGACCCTCAGAGTGGAGATGTTTCCTGGAAGAAGGTCAAGCCCTCGCAGATTTTTGTGTTCCTTCTGTATTCTGTGCATGTCTGGTGTAAAAAGGTTCATATTCTTCTCCAGGTGAGCCACACTTTCTTGGGCTACGGCCCTGGACTGCGCTTCGTTTCCTTTGAGCACGGAGGGAAAGACTCGCAGTTCTGGGACGGGTGGTACGGCGTGAGGGTCACCCGGAGCTCGGTGACGGTGGAAATATAAAATGGGGACCAGCAGGTGGGTTTGcattaatttgtgttttataatgtCTGCTGGATGCATGCAAACTGAGTAAAAGTCGTGCTTGTTTAAGAATGCAAAGCATGTAGGGATTTAACAAACGATGTCTGATTTGTTTGTGGGGGTCTGAAGACTGAAGCGCCGCCAGGCCGGGACTCCACCTGCAGCCACTGCGAACCTCGGACTTCATCTGCCTTCCACACTCACTGTCCACTCCTGTCTTCCATGCCCAATAAACTGAACtctatcagaatcagaatcgtgtttgtGGGAGCAATGTTGTGGGATGTCttctgaagtccactgtcatctgtACAGTCTTGTAGTCTcgttctctgtgtgtctctctgcacTTTAAAAGCACCTAGAACAGGTTTGAGGAACCTGATCCAGGGAGGGCAGGAATAGGTTTTAAGGAAGACCCTTCAGTCAGCTTTAAAATGTTCAGACAGTATGACATGGACAGTGCAGGGGTTATAAAGTCCAGTAAATGACAGAGTGTCATGTCAGAGTTGGTGGCCTTCGAAGCGGGGGAGAGACCCCTGATGAGCAGCTCATGTGCTGGAGGGTGtggcagttcccaaaccaggcaATGACACAGCTGATCAGGTCCTTGGCCTGATGGTTCATGTGAGTTTATCCactttacaacatttaccagatgtcctccttatccagagcgacttacattcagtagttacagggacagtcccccattgggtcttgctcagggacacaatggtagtgagtggggtttgaacctgggtcttctggatcataggcgagtgtgttacctgctaggctactaccacccttgatgAACTATGTGACCACCAAGGAACCTGGATGATGAGGGTGCTAGTAGctcacctacaaaccagaagagtcgcaggttcaaaccgcacttactaccattgtgtcacttaaCTCTGAGGGGGActctgtctccagggggactgtccctgtaaaaactgattggatgagggcgtctggtaaatccCGACATTCCAAGGTCCTGTGTTCGAGACCCATTTACCCAGGATCCTTCCTGGTGGCTTCCGCAGAGCGCGTCATGACGTCATCCAGACGTAAAATATAATCGGGAATGTAGTCATTACTATAAAAACGATTCGTTTCCCTGCAGCGGTTagtctcctccccttttaatGACGCCTCCGCACCCTGATTGGCTGTCAgcggagggggcggagcctccaCTGCGGAGGCAGGCGTCGGAACCGGGAAGTGTCCGGTTAAACAGCAGCGGACCGCGGCAGGAGAGACATTTCCACCCTTCGAGGACCAGGTAAGGAGTCtgcgttacatttacattttacgggaTTTGGcggacgccctgatccagagcgacttacaacgtgcttccatgttaccatggatgaagcgatcagttctggttcactaggacccccaactatgaatacaacctttttattcactctgttttagTTTCTGTACAAAAGTAAGACAAATGTCCAGGTGATCCGATGCGTGTGGATGGTGCTGACCCCGCCACGCCCCGGCCTGGTCAGCAGCTGGACAGTTGCTGACCTCAGCAGCTGAGCCGGCTATAAAAGCATCAGGTCCTGAAATGCAACGATTCAGAGAGATTCTCGTTTTCTCCTCAGTTCAGCCATGGCCAGAAACCTCCTCCACAACCCCAACGGGGACGGTAAATATAATGGAATAGTCAGTGGTCGGTTTTAGGAGCGGTCAGTTGAATACGTTTACGTCCCTTATTACGCCCCTTCCAGAGCAGCTGGAATTCTGGGACCTGACTGAGAACGGTGGCAGTCAGTGGCGTGTGGAGGACATGCCAGGTGACTGTGGACATGAACACTGTGATCCCGGCTTCGCCCACTTCTTCGCCACGTCATACGAGTAAGAAGTTGCTGTGTCCGCAGGGCTTTGGATTTTTGATGGTAACTGCACTGATGAATGTGTGCGTGTCCTCCACTCGTCCCCAGGCTGTGTCTGAAGAGACAGGTGGTCGACCTGGTGGCAGAGGGGTTCTCTCCAGAGGAACTGGACACACAGCCAGCCGTCACCGTGGAGGACTGGTGAGCACCAGCAAGAGaaaaactcacacatacagcatCCAGACGGGATCCATTTCTGGTATTGTGGGCATCTGCAGATAGTGGTGAAGGTGGACTGGACGTCCTCGGAGGTTCTGGTGATGaactctgcctgtgtgtgtaggtaCTCTGGCCGCACCGACTGTGGCTGTATCTACCAGCTGACTGTGTATCTGCTGGACGAAAACCAGGAAGTCCTGCAAGAGTTTAAGATCGAAAATGTGACACTTGACCCTGACGGTGACAATGATGGTACTTCCTGGAAAGAGGTAGGATGTAACTGGACAGGACAGTTTAATTTCGCCAGGACACGATGTAATCCTGCTCTAAACATCACTCTGACATTTTCTCCAGGTGAGACACACTTTCTCAGACTACGGCCCTGGCCTGCGCCTCATTTCCTTCGAGCACGGAGGACAAGACACCAAGTTCTGGGAcggatggtttggggtgagagTAACGGGGAGCTCAGTGAAAGTGGAGATGTAGAGATCGTCGGTAGCAGAGGCTTCATCTCTGTTAACTTAGTTTCATATTTCAGTTCTATCTGTCCTGTATGTAACCGGAGGACATGTCCAACTCCGTCTGCTCAAGTCACATTCAGTTCTATTTGTTACGCGTTTCCAAGAACAACTCCCACCCAGAAAGCCTAAACCACTACGTTATTTCGACATGACATGAAACATCTTAACAGTAGTAAGAATAACTAAAGTAGTAATAACTAATGTTAGGAAGTAACACGGCATGTTTAAAATGGCATTAACCACGCTgcacgttgcaagtcgctctggacaaggacgtCTGCCGAATGCCCCAAATGTAAATCCCAAGTAACCCTGCTGCTGCGATTTTGCACTAACGCATCGAGGCCTTCTATTAAACCTTATTTACCTGGACAGATATGCAGCTTTTGTGTTCCCTGCTTCCGAAGGTTCCGCTCACGCATGCAGGATCAGGGCCAGGAGTGATGAATCAGTGACGCTGATCATCTTCTTCATAGTCCTGCTCCCTTTACAGTAAAAGCGCTGCCAGCCATCAGCCAGCCATTAAAGGTCCCAAGacatgagcattttttttaacgtcggtcttgttggtcccctaattctgtatctgaggtctcgtggtgcagaattacagccacgttGATCCAGTTCCACAATGAGACTTCCCAGGACGCGACGtctcaccgtctgtagctttaaatgctaatgaggaggtgagaggcgggacgaggaggagagcggccaatagaagttgagcgtcatcaacaccgttcaccaaccacaatgtttggtgcagacaggaagtcgtgtcgcgtttttttccagaataaatcaaatgaacccgctggttctacggagtctcgcgtgacggaacttaaaaaaaaaacaaaacaaaaaaaccattcgtgctcatttttacatccaatcaccgagtgACTgaaatgcttcacacgtttggaagccatgatggtggagataatgttttaggggcgggaaattctctgggttgagaaacgggaggtgacctttccccttatgacgtcacaaggggacaaattcccgATCCAACCgactgagctgccgctctctgaatggtgaagcagaacgaccaaaacactctttataccacctatcaccatttctagccaccgcaggacctttgacaggctcggggaactcgtattgatGTTAATTATCTCACAACGTGTAATTTTCAATTAAATCGATTGCCACCCTGCGGTCACCCCTGCTGCCCTCACCAGAGTATTCAAGTCCAGCAGGTAAATTAGGAATAAAAGTCGTGACATCATTGCATTGTTTCTAGCAACTACCCGCTGCTTTTCAATCACGACCAGATCACATCCCTGCTATGACAGTTATTAAGGCTCCATTCAATCTGAGCTGCAgttacacacacaataataataagccagtgtagaaaacacatttttacttcggagcACTGTAGAAATACACAGTAAATTTACTCCATTAATACCTCAAGACCAGACTTGAGTGATCAAGAATTCACACACCACGCTGTAATAAAACGTCGGTAATTTCCTGTCAGCTTTTACCATGTTTCTGACCCCATGTCACTGTGTTTTATTAATACCTCCTGAATTTAAACACTTCTGACACGTAACAGTCAGGATGGAATCATCTTGTGGTCCAACTCGGTCTGAGAGCGCATCTGCTTGCAGAAGGCATCaaactgctgctgctccagctccGTCATCACCTTGTTCAGGGCATagatctgaaaaaaataaaaaaaaagggaagaatgAAGATGAGGATGCAGATTTCACTGTCGCTGTCTGGAGAATGAAGATGAGGACACCTCAGTAAAGTTCTGTATTCAACAGGCAGTCACAGATCTTCGCTAGATTTTCTCCTACTCGTTAAAACAGTAACCCAGAGATCTTCAAGAATGTCTGATAACTTACACACACGTTGGTTTGTAATAGTTGCTGCCTGCCGAAAAATTGTGGAAATATGAAATAACTCGGTGCGCGTTTGACTCTGTGCAaagtttcaaaataaaagcctgactccaaatttacatttacagcatttatgagacgcccttatccagagcgacttacaatcagtagtgacagggacagtccccccctggagacactcagggttaagtgtcttgctcagggacacgatggtagtaagtggggtttgaacctgggtcttctggttcattccgctaggctactaccaccctaaatgtaACCCTAACACGATTATCTACGGCTTCcacaagtgtgaaagtgcagGATGTACATGGATTTGTATAAAAATCTGACCCCAGCTGAAAGGCGCtatattaatgtagattaaatTATGTCTTTCAATATTTTGAAACATTCGCGAAAACGGACGAGCGGCTGAATTATTTCGCAATTTATCGCTGCAGCAACTATAAACAGCAACGTGTGTGTAAGTTGCCAGGCGTTCGTGAGtctgtgaaagtggagatttgtGGGCTCTCGTCCTGCGGCTGCCTGTGGAACTCGGTACTGCGGCGGTCCGGGACCTCGGATCTCTGCCGCTGCTTCAGCTCCTGCTGGGCGGACTTCTGCCTAGACCGATCCCCCCTGGTCGGAGTCTCTCGCTGCTTCTGCTTGTCTTTGCGGCAGGCGGGCTCCATCCCTCCAGCAGTAGATCTTCACAGCCTAGAACACCCGGATCCAGCACCAATCATCAGGATCGATCACGCTcgttttcatatttaatatggaGCGAACATACTCACCAGGCCGCTTTACAGCCAGTATTGATCCATTAATGATTATAACGACGAAAAAAGcaggagaaaataaaaactaccCCCCGTTTACCAGCTGATCGAATACATGACCCGGAAATCCAAACTCAAAGCCCCGCGCAACCCGGAACTAATCCTTCCTCGTCGCTCTTTCAAATTGTAGTTTCGTCTATGAAATATTCCAAACACATCCATGTACAAATTATAAATGAATTTCCCCTTTGTAAGAAAAACAGAAACGTTTATAAGCATCGGTGTGTATTTTTTAGTTGTTATTTCAGCGGGCAGAGAACGATTTCATGAAAAGGAATGTAAAGTAATGGATTTTGCAACGTGTTCCTGCTTAAATTCCCGAGATGAGCTGCAGGGGGCGGCAGTGAGGTTCTGGACGGAAGATGAAACCATGAGACTGGTCCGTTTTACTGAACCAGGTGGAGAAGTTTCTGCTGTGCAGCCTGACGGCATCCAGGCCCAGAAATAGCATCATTTATCACCATATGGTGACAAAGGTGATCATTCAAAAACAATGAcagatttgcatttttttatttatatgatttatttataaaatggtccaatacaaaaatgcaaatgttcaaaCATACGACATTAACcagatattttttaatatgatcaGAAATGAACAACAAAAGAAGAATGCCCTCTGCTCAATGTCCTCGATTATTATCATATAAGTAAAAAGCATTGTTgtatatatcaatataaaaaatactgtGCCGTGTGTGCTGAGGCAGCAAACCCTCTCATATCCGTGcacaagaaaaagtgaaaaacagaCTGGCCTGCCAGTCACATGCCGGTTTGTCACCGGGGTGCTCTGGtgttttgcattatttaaagtTGGTGgtgctttgctgctgctgctgcaaaaacTCCAGAAATCCAAGTACAATGGTGGCCTCTGGGGAGCGGTGGCACGCCTTGAGTAAAGTGTAGATGCTCCACACACGTCGGGTGAATCTGCGCTCCTGCTGGGACACGCCGGCTCCCCGTGGCCTCGCCTGCCGGCTTCTGTTCGGCTGTTATTCGAGCCGCGGCGTGATCGTGTGTGGGACAGGCAGATGCTATTCTATACGTAAAAAAGCCCGCGGCCGTCCCGCATACCGACCCTCCTCCGTCCTTCGGCCCGAATAACCCCCGCAGGCCGTAAATCTCCCGTGGCTGATGCTGAAATACAGGATCTGCTTGTTAGGGCCTCGGCGGTGTCGCGTGGGGCGAGGAACAGGCGCTCTTTTACGGCCTCTCCTGACAGCCTCTTCAGTGTGTGCAGTCCTGGCACGTCCCGGGCCCGGGGGCCGGCCTCTTAACCAGGACCTGCTTCTCATTACGCCTGTTTGTTTTGGCAGCGGCCGCATGGCACTTAGGAGCGTGGAGCCCAGGCCCGGCCAGAACGCCGTATTTGTGTTTGGAGAACGTTTATACGGAACCGATAATGCCCCCTTTAACGAGCCCATCCTCTGGAACCTCCTCGCTTTCCGGCGTTCGGCCGTATAATTGTACGCGAGCAGCAACACGCCGGCCCGCGTGGTTTGTCATCAGGACCGCGCTGCCGGGGGACAGTTGAGGACACGCCTCCAGCTGTGCAAACAGCAGCGCCGCTGGGGACGCAGGTGTGAATCGAGCGCATGAATAACCACAGTGTGGCTGAGTGGCCGCCTGACAGCCTGCGCGCCCCCAAACCAGCGCGGGGCCTGCAGGTGGCGCCGTCGCTCTCCCGTCTGCCGCGCGGTTTATTGACACAGCAGAAAATATCGCGGCCCTGCCGCCCCCGGGGAGCGGCGGCCCAAACACGGCTAATTGAAGGAGACGCCTACAGTCGCCCCACTGTGCGACTCCGCCTGGCAGGGCCGGCTGCTGCTGGCACCGGGCGGAGGTGGGCGGCCTGGCCAGAGATGTCCCTCATGCATGAATTTTACTCGTTGTGGCGTGAGGGAGGCCGGATGAAGACGAATCACACcgttcatttacattcaccCATTGCATTAccagagtagtgacagggacagtccccccctggagacgctcagggttaagtgtcctgctcagggacacgatggtagtaagtggggtttgaacccgggtcttctggttcataggcgagtgtgttacacactaggatACCACCACCCTGTACCACCCTGTTCATGTAGGAGCATGAAatgggagaggaaaaaaatcacTCTGTTCTTCTTACATTATGTCAtaataattgaaagtgaagcgattgtgatacaccgcagcacagcacatggtgacgcggttaaacgtgtcctctgtatttaaccatcacccatggtaagcagtgggcaccatgacaggcgcccggggagcagtgtgtggggacgggacattaatcacggggacctcagtggattcgaaccggcaaccttctgattactaggccaccattgccatTTGTCTTTGGCTCAGACTCTTTGGCTCAGACGTTGATCTGCAGatgaaaatgttcagaaatgGGATgaattttttggtgttttttagACGTGCACCTGCCCTTCTTGCCCGTATCTTGGTCGTTGGGAGCTGTGGAAATCTCCGGCCGGATTGTTTTACCTGTTTGCCATCACGGCCAACTATGTGTCCTGGAGCGTCCCGAGTGTGAAGCAGCAACACGTCCCTGTGGACTTCTAAAATTTTCCAAGGGAATTTCTCAAGTCAAAAAGTGTGTCCAGGTTCTGCTGGTGAGGGTCACACGGGTCACAGAGTCGCTCCAGTAACTGAATGTTACCCCCATGTAGATCATTCACCTCAAAGCTTTTTTCCAGTAAACTGCCATGTGtggaacgctgaggaacacagaaCATGGAGTTCAATCCGGCTGACATTTCGGAATGGAAAGGGACAATGTCCAGGCAAACACACAGGTCTGGAGTCACAGATCCTGACGAGGACCTGATTAGAAGAGGCGCTGTTCTCCGCTGTAGGACAAACCGGTCCCTGGAGACCAGAGGTGTTCATGAGACTCGGAGGGCCTGTGGAGCTGCCAAGAGGACGTCACCTGTGATGATTGTTGGCAGGTAACCAGCCACCACGCCTCCCAGAAACCTCCACGGTTGAGTGGCACCCGACCTCAGCTTCTGTAAATTACCGTCAGATACAGGAGCATTTCGGGCGTGAGAAGAATGCGAGCGGCTGCTGGTTGCAGGACGTACGAACTATCGGAAACTCATTAACATATACACTTTATCTACAGGAATTATCCCCCCAGCCGCACGACTGTCTCCTGGGATTCTAGAACCTGTTCTAGAGTTGCTGTAAACGGTTATGGACCATGTAGGAGCAGAGATCTGTATCTGTTTATCTGCTAGAACCTGGCGTCAGGACAACGTCCAGCGGGTCAATGGGGTCCCGACCAGGATGGCTCACCCACCTGTCTGCTCACTCTCCCCAGAGAGGCGTGGTCACAGGGGTTTCAGCTGCCGAGGTTTCTGCTCAGATAATCCTGCCACCTACAAACTTTCCATTCACTCAAAGTTCACGTTCCGCTTTCAGCCGCGAGCACGTCAGACGAAACAACTACATTCAAACAACGTTCCGAACTGACATGAAGTGGAGCgcgtgcgacacagacaaaccggGATTCATATTCAGTAATAAACCTTCGTGATGtgaatgctgctgctgttggagtTAACTTGGACACATCACCTCACACAGACAGAAGCATGAGCACACGTGAAATGGGGTAAAATGACCGAACGAGGACAGGAATAAGCAGGAAATCCCGGTCCGGAGTACTGGGAAATGCCCGGATCATGAtgtgggtgctagtagcctggtgggtaacacactcgcctgtgaaccagaaggcccaggttcaaaccccacttactaccatgctgtccctgagcaggacacttaaccctgagtgtctccagcgggggactgtccctgtaactactgactgtaagtcgctctggatagatGAACAGTTCGTCTGTCTCTCAATGGTCACATGAGTCCTCACCAATGCACTCAAGACGTAGAACCTTTAATAGACTCGAGAGGAAAGATTCCTTCGCTGGTTGGCCTGTCTGGTTCAGATTTCTCATCTGTTACTCCTGAGCTCCTGAAGATGGACCTACgtttttattttcacttcagTTCTAGAGTTTAGTGTCTAAAAGccgaagagagagaggagaaaaagagaacaaaCTTTCCCAAGCAGATCCCATGACCCCGTTCACCGACTTCTTCACCGAGTGTCGGTGATGTCGAGTACGAAATCAAATCAAACACATTTCAATCAAACCCGGGTATTTGCCTGTGTGTTTTATCCTCTGGCTGCACATCGGGGCTCCTGTCATTCTTCTGAGCGTGAAGAACCGTGTTGATGTGGGCGCGCTTCTGCAGGCGTGACAGGGACAGCACCGTGGCGCAGGTGCTGCCGTTCTGCACCCTGCACTGCCAGCTGGAACGCCACGGAACGCCACGGAACGCCACGGCCGTCAGCGGCATGGCGCCCAGCGTAAACACAACTAAGCGGTCTGAGGGTCATAAACACGCGCAGAACCTGCGGTTCCTGCACGCATATCGAGTTCAAGGAGTAAAAATCAGAAGAGGGCAAATAAACCATTTCTGGTGGAGCCACGGAGGACGTTTTAGTAAATTCCTTTGTCTGAGCACTGATAAAGGgcgagagaggagaagaatgtTCTTTACAGAACCAGAACACAACTCCCAGCTGGCTGTGGTTATCTTGTCGGCGTGCACGCCGCCACCTGTTATCAATAAAGCGCCTCGCACTTTCCCCTCATCCGTCCGTTGGAGGCTTTCCGAGAAACCGACCTCCATCGGGCCCTGATCCTTGTTCCAGTGAAATGGAGAGCAGCCTCCTGGCGTCTCTGGTGACGTCCCTGTCCCTAGTCCAGTGACACTAACCGCTGTGTGAAACTCTCACTTGCTGATGAACtggaggctccgccccctggACAGGCCAGGTGTGCAGGTGAGGTCGTGTGTGAAGATGCTGGAGATAAGAAGATTAGTTTGTAAAACATGGCCCAGCTGTGGTCGGTTCTGGGTTCTCGGCGGGTACGATGATGAATCGGGCAGCACGCGCTGATCCACCCTCTCACCTCGCCGCACCTGACACCGTCAAgcgacctctgaccctgaccctggggggactgtccctgtaaatttCCTCTGAACATGCTGATAGGAGACATTATAGCGGCTGTTAAAAGTGTGGtccatgttgtaaatgtattacGGGTTTATGTCAGgttatgtctgttttctgcaCGGGTGTGTCCCCCATCACCGTCATTAGCTTAGCTTTCTCAAATAAACACCATAGGTTACCAgttccattcatttatttacttcttGTTAACCTACTGGTACCTCACTCAGGAACCCACTATCCATCCATAGTTCCACACAACC
Encoded here:
- the LOC114801254 gene encoding F-box only protein 2-like: MARNLLRNPSGDEGLESWELTENGGREWCVEDMAPDSPLYGGDSPTSHYFATSFLLCLKKQVVDLVAEGFSPDQLDAQPAVTVEDWFSGRPDCGSVYQLNVYLLNENREMMDNFSQDGLLDPQSGDVSWKKVSHTFLGYGPGLRFVSFEHGGKDSQFWDGWYGVRVTRSSVTVEI
- the LOC114801127 gene encoding F-box only protein 2-like, translated to MARNLLHNPNGDEQLEFWDLTENGGSQWRVEDMPGDCGHEHCDPGFAHFFATSYELCLKRQVVDLVAEGFSPEELDTQPAVTVEDWYSGRTDCGCIYQLTVYLLDENQEVLQEFKIENVTLDPDGDNDGTSWKEVRHTFSDYGPGLRLISFEHGGQDTKFWDGWFGVRVTGSSVKVEM
- the LOC114801161 gene encoding small vasohibin-binding protein; the protein is MEPACRKDKQKQRETPTRGDRSRQKSAQQELKQRQRSEIYALNKVMTELEQQQFDAFCKQMRSQTELDHKMIPS